From one Sardina pilchardus chromosome 6, fSarPil1.1, whole genome shotgun sequence genomic stretch:
- the arhgef2 gene encoding rho guanine nucleotide exchange factor 2 isoform X4, translated as MSRVTDPLPKTRQERMKEINLRNKEKERMKEREKEAREREARYSNGHLFTSLTVSATTLCSACNKSITAKEALSCPTCNVTIHNRCRDTLPNCAKMKQKQQKLALVRNSSALQNVAMRSKTPMMKERPNSAIYPSDSLRQSLLGARRVRSGLSGLSKSVSTTNIAGNLNDDSPLGLRRILSQSTDSLNFRNRAMSMESLNDEGETYYASVLEELEKDGKDFEADSWSMAVDSSYLQTHRKDIIKRQDVIYELIQTELHHVRTLRIMEVFRRGMLEELMVEPGVAHAIFPCLDRLLELHARFLGQLLMRKNHSLAPGSSTNFTIHQLGDVLVEQFSGQYADEMRKCYAEFCSRHLKAVKLYKELLARDKRFQQFIRRVSRGPLLRRHGVQECTLLVTQRITKYPVLIQRILDNTKGSEEEAESMAQALTLLRELLSSVDHQVQELEHTQRLQEIRARLDPRSEAEVRGGGVFRGGELLRRRLVHEGTLLWKTANSRLKDVQVLLMTDILVFMQEKDQKYFFPCLDKPAVLSLQNLIVRDIANQERGMFLISDSTPPDMYELHAASKDDRKNWMRIIQQTVSCCPSREDFPLIETEDKALLRRLRADIQQKDREVLELLQERVTLFSDLAEVTSSQEVTLPNNSRNLFRADTPHAPQAEKILTEAISEVDRLSELLLGSTIELPHSSSSNGDQNHTGAPVSNGDTISVNGTHDVNSAPLKQQDRNGNQLHNRTTNEEVCQRLVNLSTQLHALQAAVVRQDSVLELCSREGSMPGSTPTTPVPLPGGPPSRLSRSMSRDTGMDAGSPGSVSGSSSGGGSGTDFTLLQRQNSLLQEEVSRLRSTEARLKDSEKARAELELKLRDSQGGSGDAAAVVTRQQETEAATPQLVPAQRRGSSEDAAPLAPLASQEPIDQLDGVQEGSEEDENSDDEEEEIQITSRSDSPRDLQDIPEESECGLEARESEENPEDSQS; from the exons CCTGCAATGTCACCATCCATAACCGCTGCCGAGACACACTGCCCAACTgtgccaaaatgaaacaaaag CAACAGAAGTTGGCCCTGGTGCGCAACAGCTCAGCCCTCCAGAACGTCGCCATGCGCTCTAAAA CACCCATGATGAAGGAGAGGCCCAACTCGGCCATCTACCCCTCAGACAGCCTGAGGCAGTCGCTGCTGGGAGCGCGGCGGGTCCGCTCCGGACTCTCCGGCCTCTCCAAGAGCGTCTCCACCACTAATATTGCAGG gaacttGAACGATGACTCCCCTCTGGGTTTGCGGCGGATCCTGTCTCAGTCCACAGACTCTCTGAACTTCAGGAACAGAGCCATGTCCATGGAGTCTTTGAATGATgagg GTGAGACGTACTACGCCTCTGTGCTGGAGGAGTTGGAGAAGGACGGGAAGGACTTTGAGGCCGACTCCTGGAGCATGGCCGTCGACTCCTCCTACCTGCAGACGCACCGCAAGGACATCATCAAGCGGCAAGACGTCATCTACG agcTGATCCAGACGGAGCTGCACCACGTGCGGACGTTGCGGATCATGGAGGTGTTCCGGCGCGGCATGCTGGAGGAGCTGATGGTGGAGCCGGGCGTGGCGCACGCCATCTTCCCCTGCCTGGACCGGCTGCTGGAGCTGCACGCGCGCTTCCTGGGCCAGCTGCTCATGAGGAAGAACCACAGCCTGGCGCCCGGCAGCAGCACCAACTTCACCATCCACCAGCTGGGCGACGTGCTGGTGGAACAG TTCTCAGGCCAGTATGCTGATGAAATGAGGAAGTGCTACGCAGAGTTCTGCAGCCGCCACCTAAAGGCCGTCAAGCTCTACAAGGAGCTCCTGGCCAGAGACAAGAGGTTCCAGCAGTTCATACGG CGGGTAAGCAGGGGACCCCTGCTGCGTCGCCATGGCGTCCAAGAATGTACCCTGCTGGTCACACAGCGCATCACCAAGTACCCAGTCCTCATTCAGCGTATCCTAGACAACACAAAAG GCAGCGAGGAGGAGGCCGAGTCCATGGCCCAGGCGCTGACGCTGCTGCGGGAGCTGCTGAGCTCGGTGGACCACCAGGTGCAGGAGCTGGAGCACACGCAGCGGCTGCAGGAGATCCGCGCCCGGCTGGACCCGCGCTCCGAGGCCGAGGTGCGCGGCGGCGGCGTGTTCCGCGGCGGCGAGCTGCTCCGACGCAGGCTCGTGCACGAGGGGACGTTGCTGTGGAAGACGGCCAACTCGCGCCTCAAAG ACGTTCAGGTCCTGTTGATGACGGACATCCTGGTGTTCATGCAAGAAAAAGACCAGAAGTACTTCTTCCCCTGTCTG GATAAGCCTGCTGTGCTGTCACTGCAAAATCTGATCGTGAGGGACATAGCCAATCAGGAGCGAGGCATGTTTCTCATCAGCGACTCCACGCCGCCAGACATGTACGAGCTGCACGCTGCCTCCAAAGACGACAGGAAAAACTGGATGCGTATCATCCAGCAGACCGTCAGCTG ctgTCCATCCAGAGAGGACTTCCCCCTCATTGAGACGGAGGACAAGGCCTTACTCCGCCGGCTTAGAG CCGACATCCAGCAGAAGGACCGCGAGGTCCTGGAGCTGCTGCAGGAGCGGGTGACCCTGTTTTCTGACCTGGCCGAGGTCACCAGCAGCCAAGAGGTCACGCTCCCCAACAACAGCAGGAATCTCTTCAGGGCGGACACGCCCCACGCGCCGCAGGCTGAGAAGATCCTCACCGAAGCCATCTCCGAAG TGGATAGATTGAGTGAGTTGCTGCTAGGCTCTACCATTGAGCTCCCTCATTCAAGCAGTTCCAATGGTGACCAGAACCACACGGGGGCGCCAGTGAGCA ATGGAGACACAATTTCAGTCAATGGCACACATGATGTGAACAGCGCACCATTGAAG CAGCAGGACAGAAATGGCAACCAACTGCACAACAGGACAACCAATGAG GAGGTTTGCCAAAGACTGGTCAACTTAAGCACTCAGCTTCATGCACTACAG GCCGCAGTCGTCCGACAGGACTCCGTCTTGGAGCTCTGCTCTCGCGAAGGCTCCATGCCCGGCTCCACTCCGACCACGCCGGTGCCCCTGCCCGGTGGCCCGCCGTCGCGGCTCAGCCGCTCCATGTCTCGCGACACGGGCATGGACGCGGGCAGCCCCGGGTCCGTGTCGGGCTCCAGCAGCGGCGGTGGATCGGGCACCGACTTCACCCTGCTCCAGCGGCAGAACAgcctgctgcaggaggaggtgtccAGGCTGCGCTCGACCGAGGCCAGGCTGAAGGACAGCGAGAAGGCCCGCGCCGAGCTGGAGCTGAAGCTGCGCGACTCGCAGGGGGGGAGCGGGGACGCCGCCGCCGTCGTCACGCGACAGCAGGAGACGGAGGCCGCTACGCCACAGCTG GTTCCTGCCCAGAGGAGAGGCAGCAGTGAAGACGCCGCCCCCCTTGCTCCGCTTGCCTCCCAGGAACCTATTGATCAGCTAGACGGCGTTCAGGAGGGCAGTGAGGAAGACGAGAACTCCgacgacgaggaagaggagatacAGATCACGTCCCGGTCCGACAGTCCCAGAG ATCTTCAAGATATTCCCGAGGAGAGCGAATGCGGTCTAGAGGCACGGGAATCAGAAGAAAATCCTGAGGACTCTCAGAGTTAA
- the LOC134082619 gene encoding annexin A2-like isoform X1, whose translation MDIESIKGNKMWWGTLGTIRPFPGFNPEVDARDIQAALDKKDVGTLVRILTNRNNAQRQKVAEAFQQVSQKDLSPALKKILSGPLEDLMLALMMTPAQFDAHRLRQAMEGMGTDEEGLLAVLCTRTGPQLKDTMVAYKKAFGRYLEKDLESETSKDFTKLVLGLVMKEERNPTGLIDYHLMGEDVKALAAAITGKKTDTAPWIQILTSRDQDHLNRVFERLQMLKGETMEKMVQNHFSGDFKLGLRILVQCIQNTPLYLAQRLHGSMKKSNIVRGIMVGRSEDDLLCVRREFKKLANTSLYSTIEKEFKGDLQKALLALCRSEDL comes from the exons ATGGACATTGAAAGCATCAAAGGGAAT AAAATGTGGTGGGGGACTCTGGGTACAATCCGGCCTTTCCCTGGCTTTAACCCTGAGGTTGATGCCCGTGACATTCAAGCAGCCTTGGATAAAAAAG ATGTGGGCACTTTGGTGAGAATCCTGACCAATCGAAATAATGCCCAGAGACAAAAAGTTGCAGAGGCCTTCCAGCAAGTCTCCCAGAAG GACCTGAGCCCAGCTCTGAAAAAGATTCTTTCAGGACCCCTGGAAGACCTGATGCTGGCTCTGATGATGACCCCAGCTCAGTTTGATGCCCACCGCCTGCGTCAGGCAATGGAG GGTATGGGCACTGACGAGGAGGGGTTATTGGCGGTCCTATGCACCCGGACAGGGCCACAGTTAAAGGACACCATGGTGGCTTACAAGAAAG CCTTTGGACGCTATCTGGAGAAAGACTTGGAGAGTGAGACCAGCAAAGATTTCACCAAGCTTGTCCTGGGCCTTGTGATG aaagaggaaagaaaccCAACAGGACTAATCGACTATCACCTGATGGGTGAGGACGTAAAG gCTCTCGCTGCAGCAATAACTGGTAAGAAAACTGACACGGCCCCATGGATACAGATATTAACATCACGAGACCAAGATCATCTCAATAGAG TGTTTGAAAGACTACAAATGTTAAAAGGAGAGACAATGGAGAAAATGGTCCAGAATCACTTCTCAGGAGATTTCAAACTTGGTCTGCGCATATTAG TGCAATGCATCCAGAACACTCCGCTGTATCTGGCTCAGCGCCTGCATGGTTCCATGAAG AAAAGCAACATAGTTCGTGGAATAATGGTGGGCCGCAGTGAAGATGACTTACtttgtgtgaggagagagttCAAAAAACTTGCCAACACTTCTCTGTACTCCACAATTGAG AAAGAGTTTAAAGGGGATCTGCAAAAAGCTCTGTTGGCACTGTGTCGATCAGAGGACCtgtag
- the LOC134082619 gene encoding annexin A2-like isoform X2 has protein sequence MWWGTLGTIRPFPGFNPEVDARDIQAALDKKDVGTLVRILTNRNNAQRQKVAEAFQQVSQKDLSPALKKILSGPLEDLMLALMMTPAQFDAHRLRQAMEGMGTDEEGLLAVLCTRTGPQLKDTMVAYKKAFGRYLEKDLESETSKDFTKLVLGLVMKEERNPTGLIDYHLMGEDVKALAAAITGKKTDTAPWIQILTSRDQDHLNRVFERLQMLKGETMEKMVQNHFSGDFKLGLRILVQCIQNTPLYLAQRLHGSMKKSNIVRGIMVGRSEDDLLCVRREFKKLANTSLYSTIEKEFKGDLQKALLALCRSEDL, from the exons ATGTGGTGGGGGACTCTGGGTACAATCCGGCCTTTCCCTGGCTTTAACCCTGAGGTTGATGCCCGTGACATTCAAGCAGCCTTGGATAAAAAAG ATGTGGGCACTTTGGTGAGAATCCTGACCAATCGAAATAATGCCCAGAGACAAAAAGTTGCAGAGGCCTTCCAGCAAGTCTCCCAGAAG GACCTGAGCCCAGCTCTGAAAAAGATTCTTTCAGGACCCCTGGAAGACCTGATGCTGGCTCTGATGATGACCCCAGCTCAGTTTGATGCCCACCGCCTGCGTCAGGCAATGGAG GGTATGGGCACTGACGAGGAGGGGTTATTGGCGGTCCTATGCACCCGGACAGGGCCACAGTTAAAGGACACCATGGTGGCTTACAAGAAAG CCTTTGGACGCTATCTGGAGAAAGACTTGGAGAGTGAGACCAGCAAAGATTTCACCAAGCTTGTCCTGGGCCTTGTGATG aaagaggaaagaaaccCAACAGGACTAATCGACTATCACCTGATGGGTGAGGACGTAAAG gCTCTCGCTGCAGCAATAACTGGTAAGAAAACTGACACGGCCCCATGGATACAGATATTAACATCACGAGACCAAGATCATCTCAATAGAG TGTTTGAAAGACTACAAATGTTAAAAGGAGAGACAATGGAGAAAATGGTCCAGAATCACTTCTCAGGAGATTTCAAACTTGGTCTGCGCATATTAG TGCAATGCATCCAGAACACTCCGCTGTATCTGGCTCAGCGCCTGCATGGTTCCATGAAG AAAAGCAACATAGTTCGTGGAATAATGGTGGGCCGCAGTGAAGATGACTTACtttgtgtgaggagagagttCAAAAAACTTGCCAACACTTCTCTGTACTCCACAATTGAG AAAGAGTTTAAAGGGGATCTGCAAAAAGCTCTGTTGGCACTGTGTCGATCAGAGGACCtgtag